AACTTTGCAACGCATCTTCAGCCAAGTTCGGCACAGACGGTGACGGAACTTTCTCAGCAGTGATCTCTCCGAAACCAGCCAATTAAAGATGAATTGCAATGCGGTCATCACAGTTCAACCGGATTCATCATTTCTTGTAACAGTATCTTCTCTGGAAGCAATTATTCCTAATACAGCACTTACTATTTCGGTAACCATTGATTCAGCAGGAAAAGGAGATAAAAAAACGTATGAAAAATTAGCTGAAGAAGCCTTGAATTCCGATGGGGCAAAAACACAGATATTGAAACAGTTACAGGAACAATTATCGAGTCAATCAGCGCTTAGCCAAATAAGCAAGATGATCACCGATCAGCTCAATAATGTTTTCCAACAAACATTCTTTTAATCATTTAAATAAAGTTGTCATGAGGATTTTATTTTGGAACGTTCAAAGATTAGGCTGGACAAGTGATGATAATCGCAGAAGTATTATCGGCAATGTTTTTTACAGCCAGGCTCCTGATATCATGCTTCTTTGTGAGTTAACTACAGCCTCACAAATACCTCAAGCACAAAATGTGACGTATAGGCTTCAAAATTCATCACAATTATGTTATGGAGCAACGAATAATGACGGTTCCTTAATTCAGCTCCAAAGAATCAATCCTCCCGTTGGGGCTGGATATCCGGGAAGGCCTGGTGGTAATAATTTTGCCAATCTGGTAGATCGGGCACTCGCTTATACCGGCTTTCACAATAATTATCATATCTATGTATTTCATGCTCCTGCTTACTTTATAGGCGCTGAAAGAGCTGCTACATTTCTTACTTATGCCTTAAATGCTTTGCATGCGGGACAGAATTGGCTTGTCATTGGTGATCATAATGTAGAGCCTTACAAATTAACTCCTTTTGTACAAAACCATGCATTTCAATCCAGTACCGCTACTTACATAGGAGGAATACCTAAAATGTATGACTATGTTTTGACTAATAACCCAGTCAATTTTTCTTTGCAAACAATAGTCCCTGGAGGAGCAGGATCTGATCACCTACCCATTGTTCTTGATTTTTAACATTCTTTATACTAAAAACATACAAGATGACTTTAGCTGAATTAAATAATTTGTTACAGATTAACGATGGTAATCTCAGATTAACATCAGTTTCTTTACCGGATTGTCATTTTTCCGATCTACTCGAAGAATACAATCAGGGAAATGATTTAGTAATTAATAAAGCTGAAAAAACGGTTTCAGACAATGATATTACCATAACAGGAACCTCATCTTTTCTGAATTCTGAAAATCTTCCACTTACCGCAATATTCAGTATAGATTCATCAGGTAATCCTTTGGCATACATCAGGTATACATTAGTAGGAAAATCACGAAACAATTGGAAATTCAGCCAGAATTTCACGACCCTGCCAGCATTTTACTTTTCCAGTCCGCAGTCTGATTTTCTAGATTCACTTGTACTTACAGACTCTTACTATGTCTTATGTACGGGTGAAGTTAAGGATCCTTATAACGGAGAGCAACTTTCTAGAGGATTGAACTTCTACAGTGACTTTGATCCGCTAAACATCGTTGGCGTTTTTAATTCTGTTTTTAATAAATCGAAAACATTCATTCTGAAAGGACAGATCCATATTCCTAACGATCAACAAAATATTCCGCCTGTCCCTAATCAAGAATTCCCTTGGGATATGTCTGATCCTGTTCCGGGTATTAACTTAAGTGCAGACATAGGTATTGACATAGCCATTTCAGATAAACTAAAACTTACCAATACCAAGATAAGAATATACTCTCCCATCACCAGTGAATGGCTGTTAAAAAACAATTCCTACCAACCGATAGCTTCCATTGAAGGAGAACTTGCTATACCTAGTTTAAATGTAAGTGTC
This is a stretch of genomic DNA from Chryseobacterium tructae. It encodes these proteins:
- a CDS encoding endonuclease/exonuclease/phosphatase family protein, encoding MRILFWNVQRLGWTSDDNRRSIIGNVFYSQAPDIMLLCELTTASQIPQAQNVTYRLQNSSQLCYGATNNDGSLIQLQRINPPVGAGYPGRPGGNNFANLVDRALAYTGFHNNYHIYVFHAPAYFIGAERAATFLTYALNALHAGQNWLVIGDHNVEPYKLTPFVQNHAFQSSTATYIGGIPKMYDYVLTNNPVNFSLQTIVPGGAGSDHLPIVLDF